One stretch of Nocardioides perillae DNA includes these proteins:
- the mtrA gene encoding MtrAB system response regulator MtrA: MDDLIQRGRVLVVDDDAPLAEMLSIVLRQEGFDSRVCTRGDLAMEAFRDYGPDLVLLDLMLPGRDGIDVCKEIRYESGVPIVMLTAKGDTVDVVVGLESGADDYVVKPFKPKELVARIRARVRRYETRTPEVLVVGDLTIDVAGHVVSRGDAPINLTPLEFDLLVCLARKPWQVFTREVLLEQVWGYRHAADTRLVNVHVQRLRSKVEHDPERPEIVVTVRGVGYKAGHA; the protein is encoded by the coding sequence GTGGACGACCTGATCCAGCGCGGCCGCGTGCTCGTCGTCGACGACGACGCCCCGCTCGCCGAGATGCTCTCCATCGTGCTGCGCCAGGAGGGCTTCGACAGCCGCGTGTGCACCCGCGGCGACCTCGCCATGGAGGCCTTCCGCGACTACGGCCCCGACCTCGTGCTGCTCGACCTGATGCTCCCCGGCCGCGACGGCATCGACGTGTGCAAGGAGATCCGCTACGAGTCCGGCGTGCCGATCGTGATGCTCACCGCGAAGGGCGACACCGTCGACGTCGTGGTGGGGCTGGAGTCCGGCGCCGACGACTACGTCGTCAAGCCGTTCAAGCCCAAGGAGCTCGTCGCCCGCATCCGCGCCCGGGTGCGCCGCTACGAGACCCGCACCCCCGAGGTGCTGGTCGTCGGCGACCTGACGATCGACGTCGCCGGCCACGTGGTGAGCCGCGGTGACGCCCCGATCAACCTCACCCCGCTGGAGTTCGACCTGCTGGTCTGCCTGGCGCGCAAGCCCTGGCAGGTCTTCACCCGCGAGGTGCTCCTCGAGCAGGTGTGGGGCTACCGCCACGCCGCCGACACCCGGCTGGTCAACGTGCACGTCCAGCGCCTGCGGTCCAAGGTCGAGCACGACCCCGAGCGGCCCGAGATCGTCGTGACGGTGCGGGGTGTGGGCTACAAGGCAGGTCATGCGTGA
- the ahcY gene encoding adenosylhomocysteinase, with the protein MDFKVADLSLADYGRTEIQLAEHEMPGLMAMRERYGDAKPLAGARIAGSLHMTIQTAVLIETLVALGAEVRWASCNIFSTQDHAAAAVVVGPEGTVDAPAGVPVFAWKGETLEEYWWCTQQILDWPGDTFANMILDDGGDATLLVHLGVEAEKKGQAPDPATATSTEQRIIFEVLQESLKVSGNRFTDIANEVKGVTEETTTGVLRLYDMMREGSLLFPAINVNDSVTKSKFDNKYGCRHSLVDGINRATDVLIGGKVAVVCGYGDVGKGSAESLRGQGARVIVTEIDPICALQAAMDGYQVTTLDDVLDVADIVITATGNKDVVSVDQMRRMKHNAILGNIGHFDNEIDMAGLESYPGVVRKNVKPQVDVWTFPGEDGAEPKSIIVLSEGRLMNLGNATGHPSFVMSNSFTNQVLAQIEIFTKTEEYPVGVYVLPKHLDEEVARLHLASLGVKLTTLSDDQASYLGVDVAGPYKSEQYRY; encoded by the coding sequence ATGGACTTCAAGGTCGCCGACCTCTCGCTGGCCGACTACGGCCGCACCGAGATCCAGCTCGCCGAGCACGAGATGCCGGGCCTCATGGCCATGCGCGAGCGCTACGGCGACGCGAAGCCGCTGGCTGGCGCGCGCATCGCGGGCTCGCTGCACATGACCATCCAGACCGCGGTCCTCATCGAGACCCTGGTCGCGCTCGGCGCCGAGGTGCGCTGGGCCTCCTGCAACATCTTCTCGACCCAGGACCACGCGGCCGCGGCCGTCGTCGTGGGACCCGAGGGCACCGTCGACGCCCCGGCGGGCGTGCCGGTCTTCGCCTGGAAGGGCGAGACGCTGGAGGAGTACTGGTGGTGCACCCAGCAGATCCTCGACTGGCCCGGCGACACCTTCGCCAACATGATCCTCGACGACGGCGGCGACGCGACCCTGCTCGTGCACCTCGGCGTGGAGGCGGAGAAGAAGGGCCAGGCGCCCGACCCCGCCACCGCCACCAGCACCGAGCAGCGCATCATCTTCGAGGTGCTGCAGGAGTCCCTGAAGGTCTCGGGCAACCGCTTCACCGACATCGCCAACGAGGTCAAGGGCGTGACCGAGGAGACCACCACCGGTGTGCTCCGCCTCTACGACATGATGCGCGAGGGCTCGCTGCTCTTCCCGGCCATCAACGTCAACGACTCGGTGACCAAGTCGAAGTTCGACAACAAGTACGGCTGCCGCCACAGCCTCGTGGACGGCATCAACCGCGCCACCGACGTCCTCATCGGCGGCAAGGTCGCGGTCGTCTGCGGCTACGGCGACGTCGGCAAGGGCTCCGCGGAGTCGCTGCGCGGCCAGGGCGCCCGCGTCATCGTCACCGAGATCGACCCGATCTGCGCGCTGCAGGCCGCGATGGACGGCTACCAGGTCACCACGCTCGACGACGTGCTCGACGTCGCCGACATCGTCATCACCGCGACCGGCAACAAGGACGTCGTCTCGGTCGACCAGATGCGCCGGATGAAGCACAACGCGATCCTGGGCAACATCGGCCACTTCGACAACGAGATCGACATGGCCGGCCTGGAGTCCTACCCCGGCGTCGTGCGCAAGAACGTCAAGCCGCAGGTCGACGTGTGGACCTTCCCGGGCGAGGACGGCGCCGAGCCGAAGTCGATCATCGTGCTCTCCGAGGGCCGCCTGATGAACCTCGGCAACGCCACCGGCCACCCGAGCTTCGTGATGTCGAACAGCTTCACCAACCAGGTCCTGGCGCAGATCGAGATCTTCACCAAGACCGAGGAGTACCCCGTCGGCGTCTACGTGCTGCCCAAGCACCTCGACGAGGAGGTCGCGCGCCTGCACCTCGCGTCGCTGGGCGTGAAGCTCACGACGCTCTCCGACGACCAGGCGAGCTACCTCGGTGTCGACGTCGCGGGGCCCTACAAGTCGGAGCAGTACCGCTACTGA
- the mtrB gene encoding MtrAB system histidine kinase MtrB, which produces MRERSAWRRGPAFWRRSIQLRVVVSTLLLTAAVVGAVGWFLLQQTRDGLLDNRVEAVVAEAENETAEAENRLVAASGTDVDAAAQRTALVEPIILRGASRGFGVVLAATGGEAGARLPAGGALFTDGLDPASVPDALQDHFRAADETAWSFSAIAATAPDAPVAEGPAVVVGSTLTLPADGRTYTLYYLFPLEEEQETLALVTRALVTAAALLLVLVAGVTWLVTRQVVTPVRLARRVAERLAAGTLQERMRVRGEDDLARLATSFNQMASNLQRQIRQLEELSRVQRRFVSDVSHELRTPLTTVRMAGDVLHDARDGFDPGTRRAAELLQTELDRFETLLADLLEISRFDAGAAVLDLDDVNLVDVAHRVVDSTRPLAEQRGVHVRVRAGAQPCLAEADVRRVERIVRNLVTNAIDHADAGEVEVRVAGDAHSAALAVRDHGVGLAPGESAMVFNRFWRADPARARTTGGTGLGLSISLEDTHLHGGWLQAWGRPGEGALFRLTLPRRAGEPLRASPLPLVPHDADGARGTGGTGGAGGNGSTGAAEGPGSRPGSAPARGPEVSA; this is translated from the coding sequence ATGCGTGAGCGCTCGGCCTGGCGCCGCGGACCGGCCTTCTGGCGGCGCTCCATCCAGCTGCGCGTCGTCGTCAGCACCCTGCTCCTGACCGCTGCCGTCGTCGGGGCCGTCGGTTGGTTCCTGCTGCAGCAGACCCGCGACGGTCTGCTGGACAACCGGGTCGAGGCGGTCGTCGCCGAGGCCGAGAACGAGACCGCGGAGGCCGAGAACCGCCTCGTGGCCGCCTCGGGCACCGACGTCGACGCCGCGGCCCAGCGCACCGCGCTGGTGGAGCCGATCATCCTGCGCGGCGCCAGCCGTGGCTTCGGCGTGGTGCTCGCCGCGACGGGCGGGGAGGCCGGGGCCCGGCTGCCCGCGGGCGGCGCGCTCTTCACCGACGGCCTGGACCCCGCGAGCGTCCCCGACGCCCTCCAGGACCACTTCCGGGCCGCCGACGAGACCGCCTGGAGCTTCTCGGCCATCGCGGCGACCGCGCCGGACGCGCCGGTCGCCGAGGGCCCCGCGGTCGTCGTCGGCTCGACGCTCACGCTGCCGGCCGACGGTCGCACCTACACGCTCTACTACCTCTTCCCCCTCGAGGAGGAGCAGGAGACGCTCGCGCTGGTGACCCGCGCCCTGGTCACCGCCGCGGCCCTGCTGCTCGTGCTGGTCGCCGGCGTGACCTGGCTGGTCACCCGCCAGGTCGTCACGCCGGTCCGGCTGGCCCGCCGGGTGGCCGAGCGGCTGGCCGCGGGCACCTTGCAGGAGCGGATGCGGGTGCGCGGCGAGGACGACCTCGCGCGCCTCGCGACCTCGTTCAACCAGATGGCCTCCAACCTCCAGCGCCAGATCCGCCAGCTCGAGGAGCTCAGCCGCGTGCAGCGGCGCTTCGTCTCCGACGTCTCGCACGAGCTGCGCACGCCGTTGACGACCGTGCGCATGGCGGGCGACGTCCTGCACGACGCGCGCGACGGCTTCGACCCCGGCACCCGGCGGGCCGCGGAGCTGCTGCAGACCGAGCTCGACCGCTTCGAGACGCTCCTGGCCGACCTGCTCGAGATCAGCCGCTTCGACGCCGGTGCCGCCGTGCTCGACCTCGACGACGTCAACCTCGTCGACGTCGCGCACCGCGTCGTCGACTCGACGCGACCGCTGGCCGAGCAGCGCGGCGTGCACGTGCGGGTGCGCGCCGGGGCGCAGCCGTGCCTGGCCGAGGCCGACGTGCGCCGCGTCGAGCGCATCGTGCGCAACCTGGTCACCAACGCCATCGACCACGCCGACGCGGGGGAGGTCGAGGTGCGCGTCGCCGGCGACGCCCACTCGGCGGCGCTCGCCGTGCGCGACCACGGGGTGGGGCTCGCGCCGGGGGAGTCGGCCATGGTGTTCAACCGCTTCTGGCGCGCCGACCCGGCCCGCGCCCGCACGACGGGCGGCACCGGTCTCGGGCTGTCGATCTCGCTCGAGGACACCCACCTGCACGGCGGCTGGCTGCAGGCCTGGGGGCGCCCCGGAGAGGGGGCGCTCTTCCGCCTCACGCTGCCGCGCCGGGCCGGCGAGCCGCTGCGTGCCTCCCCGCTCCCGCTCGTGCCGCACGACGCCGACGGCGCGCGGGGCACCGGGGGGACGGGCGGCGCCGGGGGCAACGGCAGCACCGGGGCTGCCGAGGGGCCGGGCAGCCGACCCGGGTCGGCCCCCGCGCGCGGCCCGGAGGTCTCCGCGTGA
- a CDS encoding response regulator transcription factor, producing MADTDEGGFPEVEEGDAAVRVVVVDDQELFRRGLVMLLGTEPGLEVVGEAGDGLEGTELAAATVPDVVLLDVRMPKRSGTEACRLIKERVPAAKIIMLTVSDEESDLYEAVKAGASGYLLKDSSIEEVAQAVRVVAEGQSLISPSMAVKLIDEFKQMSRPERDQQPGLRLTERELQVLRLVARGLNNREVAKQLFISENTVKNHVRNILEKLQLHSRMEAVMYAVREKLLDIP from the coding sequence GTGGCAGACACGGACGAGGGGGGCTTCCCCGAGGTCGAGGAGGGCGACGCGGCGGTCCGCGTCGTCGTCGTCGACGACCAGGAGCTGTTCCGCCGCGGCCTGGTGATGCTGCTCGGCACCGAGCCGGGCCTCGAGGTGGTCGGCGAGGCCGGCGACGGCCTCGAGGGCACCGAGCTCGCCGCCGCCACCGTGCCCGACGTCGTGCTGCTCGACGTGCGGATGCCCAAGCGCTCCGGCACCGAGGCCTGCCGGTTGATCAAGGAGCGGGTCCCGGCGGCCAAGATCATCATGCTCACCGTCTCCGACGAGGAGTCCGACCTCTACGAGGCGGTCAAGGCCGGCGCCTCGGGCTACCTGCTGAAGGACTCCTCCATCGAGGAGGTCGCCCAGGCCGTGCGCGTCGTGGCCGAGGGCCAGTCGCTCATCAGCCCCAGCATGGCGGTCAAGCTGATCGACGAGTTCAAGCAGATGTCGCGCCCCGAGCGCGACCAGCAGCCGGGCCTGCGCCTGACCGAGCGCGAGCTGCAGGTGCTGCGGCTCGTCGCGCGCGGTCTCAACAACCGCGAGGTGGCCAAGCAGCTGTTCATCAGCGAGAACACCGTGAAGAACCACGTGCGCAACATCTTGGAGAAGCTGCAGCTGCACTCCCGCATGGAGGCGGTCATGTACGCCGTGCGCGAGAAGCTCCTCGACATCCCGTGA
- a CDS encoding DNA glycosylase AlkZ-like family protein: MSRPDQLSRAQARRVALAAQGFLDPPHARPTAATLARTVRRTGVLQVDSVNVLQRAHYVPLWSRMGAYDTDLLHRAAERRPRRLVEYWAHVQALMPVELWPAMQHRMDDYRAARGKWAAQVSDDVAAGLLAAVTDAGASTARELDDGAPRSTEHWGWNWSAARKGLDYLYMTGQLAIAGRTRAFEPVYDLPERVLPPEVLAAPTPDRAEASRELVRRAARSHGVASLACLRDYYRMALDDTTTAVAELVEAGELLPVTVEGWRRPAYLHRDARLPRRVEARTLLSPFDPVVWERDRTEALFGFRYRIEIYVPAPQRTYGYYVLPFLFGDRLVGRVDLKADRRTGTLLVPGAYAEPDAPPETAAALAATLHDLAGWLGLTTVAAPARGDLAEPLVAELAAGAGGHDPAG, translated from the coding sequence GTGAGCCGGCCCGACCAGCTCTCCCGGGCGCAGGCCCGGCGCGTGGCCCTCGCGGCCCAGGGCTTCCTCGACCCGCCCCACGCCCGGCCGACGGCGGCGACGCTGGCGCGCACGGTGCGCCGCACCGGGGTGCTGCAGGTCGACTCCGTCAACGTGCTGCAGCGCGCCCACTACGTGCCGCTGTGGTCGCGGATGGGCGCCTACGACACCGACCTGCTGCACCGTGCTGCGGAGCGCCGGCCCCGCCGGCTCGTGGAGTACTGGGCGCACGTGCAGGCGCTGATGCCGGTCGAGCTGTGGCCGGCCATGCAGCACCGCATGGACGACTACCGGGCGGCTCGCGGGAAGTGGGCCGCCCAGGTCTCCGACGACGTCGCCGCGGGCCTCCTCGCCGCGGTCACCGACGCCGGGGCGAGCACCGCCCGCGAGCTCGACGACGGGGCGCCGCGCAGCACGGAGCACTGGGGGTGGAACTGGTCGGCGGCCCGCAAGGGTCTCGACTACCTCTACATGACCGGCCAGCTGGCCATCGCTGGTCGCACCCGTGCCTTCGAGCCGGTCTACGACCTGCCCGAGCGGGTGCTGCCGCCCGAGGTGCTCGCTGCGCCGACCCCCGACCGCGCCGAGGCGTCGCGCGAGCTGGTGCGCCGCGCGGCCCGCTCCCACGGCGTCGCCTCCCTGGCCTGCCTGCGCGACTACTACCGGATGGCCCTCGACGACACCACGACCGCGGTGGCCGAGCTGGTCGAGGCGGGCGAGCTGCTCCCGGTGACGGTCGAGGGGTGGCGCCGCCCGGCGTACCTCCACCGCGACGCCCGCCTGCCGCGCCGCGTCGAGGCGCGCACCCTGCTCAGCCCCTTCGACCCGGTGGTGTGGGAGCGCGACCGCACCGAGGCCCTCTTCGGCTTCCGCTACCGCATCGAGATCTACGTGCCGGCGCCGCAGCGCACCTACGGCTACTACGTCCTGCCGTTCCTCTTCGGCGACCGGCTGGTGGGTCGCGTCGACCTCAAGGCCGACCGCCGCACCGGCACGCTGCTGGTCCCCGGGGCGTACGCCGAGCCCGACGCGCCGCCGGAGACCGCGGCCGCGCTCGCCGCCACGCTGCACGACCTCGCGGGCTGGCTGGGGCTCACCACGGTGGCTGCGCCGGCCCGCGGCGACCTCGCCGAGCCGCTCGTCGCCGAGCTGGCCGCGGGTGCCGGAGGTCACGACCCGGCTGGGTAG
- a CDS encoding GerMN domain-containing protein produces the protein MSRGARRTPVVAVLLALLLAVSGCVGLPESGPVVETGERARDGVAPGYSYVPQPPQAGASPGEVVRGFLDAMTATPLQTAVARQFLAVDAQATWEPERGTVTYDEVSDPSGTGTVSVRLSGGGRLDARGAWQGPLSAEASTLDFPMVQEEGEWRIGRAPDALVVPESWFGQRFRSVDLYFLDPTARVLVPEPVFAPRGEQLATTLVQGLVAGPGPALRGVARTFFPAGSAVELSVVVADGLAEVSLQGDPRALDGQAAELVLAQLAWTLRQDPAVRSLRLTVGGEPVTVAGGPSATDVDSAAAYDPTVVTSSSQLFGLRDGAVVVASPGVEEQVSGPLGTGDYQLRDLAVDLGATRVAGVAADGSAVWVAPLDGVAGAGGRGGAGVVTWPGADHLRPGWDHAGRLWLLDAGRGGAELSVVVGGRRRVVEAPGVTGQRVRQLLVSRDGSRLVTVLAGGGGRVQVSRVRYDERGRVLGVGRPVRLGRGAGDPLVVRDVGWASPTDLLVVHAVTGDLTELRSLRVDGSPASLAPEGSADLLRERVRQVVSSPVADEPLLVSTPAGLLDPRLPAGEVLVPPDVTDVTYVG, from the coding sequence GTGAGCCGCGGGGCACGGCGTACGCCCGTGGTGGCGGTGCTCCTCGCCCTGCTGCTCGCGGTGTCGGGGTGCGTCGGGCTGCCCGAGTCGGGGCCGGTCGTCGAGACCGGCGAGCGGGCGCGCGACGGGGTCGCGCCGGGCTACTCCTACGTGCCGCAGCCGCCCCAGGCCGGCGCCTCGCCGGGCGAGGTCGTGCGCGGCTTCCTCGACGCGATGACGGCGACCCCGCTGCAGACCGCGGTGGCGCGGCAGTTCCTCGCGGTCGACGCCCAGGCGACGTGGGAGCCCGAGCGCGGCACCGTGACCTACGACGAGGTGAGCGACCCCAGCGGGACCGGCACGGTCAGCGTGCGCCTGAGCGGCGGCGGCCGCCTCGACGCGCGCGGGGCCTGGCAGGGGCCGCTCTCGGCCGAGGCGAGCACCCTGGACTTCCCGATGGTGCAGGAGGAGGGGGAGTGGCGCATCGGCCGCGCGCCCGACGCCCTGGTGGTGCCCGAGTCGTGGTTCGGCCAGCGCTTCCGCAGCGTCGACCTCTACTTCCTCGACCCGACCGCGCGCGTGCTCGTGCCCGAGCCGGTCTTCGCGCCGCGCGGCGAGCAGCTCGCCACGACCCTGGTGCAGGGCCTCGTCGCCGGACCGGGCCCGGCCCTGCGCGGGGTGGCCCGCACGTTCTTCCCCGCCGGCAGCGCCGTCGAGCTGTCGGTGGTGGTGGCCGACGGGCTCGCGGAGGTGTCGCTGCAGGGCGACCCGCGCGCCCTCGACGGGCAGGCGGCCGAGCTGGTCCTCGCGCAGCTGGCCTGGACCCTGCGGCAGGACCCGGCGGTGCGCTCGCTGCGGCTGACCGTCGGGGGCGAGCCCGTCACCGTCGCGGGCGGGCCCTCGGCCACCGACGTCGACTCGGCCGCCGCCTACGACCCCACGGTCGTCACCTCCAGCTCGCAGCTCTTCGGGCTGCGCGACGGCGCCGTGGTCGTCGCCTCCCCCGGGGTCGAGGAGCAGGTGAGCGGCCCGCTCGGCACGGGCGACTACCAGCTGCGCGACCTGGCCGTCGACCTCGGCGCCACCCGCGTCGCGGGTGTGGCGGCCGACGGCAGTGCGGTGTGGGTCGCCCCGCTCGACGGCGTCGCCGGCGCCGGCGGCCGGGGCGGCGCCGGGGTGGTGACGTGGCCCGGCGCCGACCACCTGCGGCCCGGCTGGGACCACGCCGGCCGGCTGTGGCTGCTCGACGCGGGTCGGGGCGGGGCCGAGCTGTCGGTGGTGGTCGGCGGCCGGCGCCGGGTCGTCGAGGCGCCCGGCGTGACCGGGCAGCGGGTGCGCCAGCTGCTCGTCTCCCGCGACGGGTCGCGCCTGGTCACGGTGCTCGCCGGCGGTGGCGGCCGGGTGCAGGTGAGCCGGGTCCGCTACGACGAGCGCGGCCGGGTGCTGGGTGTCGGGCGCCCGGTGCGCCTCGGCCGGGGCGCGGGCGACCCGCTGGTGGTCCGCGACGTGGGCTGGGCCTCGCCGACCGACCTGCTCGTCGTGCACGCCGTGACCGGCGACCTGACCGAGCTGCGCTCGCTGCGCGTCGACGGCTCGCCGGCGAGCCTCGCACCCGAGGGCTCGGCCGACCTGCTGCGCGAGCGCGTGCGGCAGGTGGTGAGCTCGCCCGTCGCCGACGAGCCGCTGCTCGTCTCGACGCCGGCCGGCCTGCTCGACCCGCGCCTGCCGGCGGGCGAGGTGCTCGTGCCCCCCGACGTCACCGACGTCACCTACGTGGGCTGA
- a CDS encoding phosphoribosyltransferase family protein, producing MPEPAAPRLEPAGWWDALLDLALGAACTVCARPGRVLCAACLRGLPTSAGPARPTPCPDGLPPTWATTAYDGAVRDLVLGHKERGRLALARPLGALLATAALAAVRGAARGAEPGDAPVVPVLLVPVPSRPGVDRGRGHAPTAALVRAAAASLRAGGVPATVAPLLASHRGVADQAGLDAAARAANLAGSLHCPAAGLRRQARRTPRARVVLCDDVLTTGATLAEAARALRACGVPVEAAAVVAATRRRLPAAPPAGDPTPRGPPSRGSRRGRPRAVPSHGPVMRLASVHGVPLDLPGS from the coding sequence GTGCCCGAGCCTGCTGCTCCCCGCCTCGAGCCCGCCGGGTGGTGGGACGCCCTGCTCGACCTCGCGCTGGGTGCCGCGTGCACGGTGTGCGCCCGGCCCGGGCGGGTGCTCTGCGCTGCCTGCCTCCGCGGGCTCCCGACCTCGGCCGGCCCCGCCCGGCCGACCCCGTGCCCCGACGGCCTGCCGCCGACCTGGGCCACCACGGCGTACGACGGGGCGGTGCGCGACCTCGTCCTCGGCCACAAGGAGCGGGGGCGGCTGGCCCTCGCCCGCCCGCTCGGCGCGCTGCTCGCGACCGCGGCCCTCGCCGCGGTGCGCGGTGCGGCGCGCGGGGCGGAGCCCGGTGACGCGCCTGTGGTCCCGGTGCTGCTGGTCCCCGTGCCGTCACGGCCGGGCGTCGACCGGGGGCGCGGCCACGCCCCGACCGCCGCGCTGGTCCGGGCGGCCGCCGCCTCGCTGCGCGCCGGCGGTGTGCCCGCGACGGTCGCGCCGCTGCTGGCCTCGCACCGCGGTGTCGCCGACCAGGCCGGCCTCGACGCCGCGGCGCGCGCGGCCAACCTGGCGGGCTCGCTGCACTGCCCCGCGGCGGGCCTGCGCCGCCAGGCCCGCCGCACGCCCCGGGCGCGGGTGGTGCTGTGCGACGACGTGCTCACCACCGGCGCCACGCTGGCCGAGGCCGCCCGCGCCCTGCGCGCCTGCGGCGTGCCGGTCGAGGCCGCGGCCGTCGTCGCCGCCACCCGGCGGCGCCTCCCGGCGGCGCCTCCCGCCGGCGACCCCACCCCGCGGGGGCCACCCTCGCGGGGGTCGCGGCGCGGACGACCCCGTGCCGTCCCTTCCCACGGGCCGGTGATGCGTCTAGCGTCGGTGCATGGAGTCCCCCTCGACCTGCCCGGGTCCTGA
- the hpf gene encoding ribosome hibernation-promoting factor, HPF/YfiA family, whose translation MDVVVTSRHCEVSDRFRSHVEEKLARLEKHDHRIMRVAVEVAKERNPRQHDRAVRVELTAFSKGPVIRAEAAAEDKMGALDLAVDKMAAQMRKAADRRRVHRGQHRPVSVGEALADVVPDGLTPPAADDEVAVSDRQVGPVAVDGDGPLVVREKTHPAAPMTLDQALYEMELVGHDFFLFVDKESERPSVVYRRRGYDYGVISLDLDGEQA comes from the coding sequence ATGGACGTCGTGGTCACGAGTCGGCACTGCGAGGTGTCGGACCGGTTCCGCAGTCACGTCGAGGAGAAGCTGGCGCGGCTCGAGAAGCACGACCACCGCATCATGCGCGTGGCAGTCGAGGTCGCGAAGGAGCGCAACCCCCGCCAGCACGACCGCGCGGTGCGCGTCGAGCTGACGGCCTTCTCGAAGGGGCCGGTGATCCGGGCCGAGGCCGCCGCCGAGGACAAGATGGGCGCTCTCGACCTCGCCGTCGACAAGATGGCCGCGCAGATGCGCAAGGCCGCCGACCGCCGCCGCGTGCACCGTGGCCAGCACCGACCCGTCTCCGTCGGCGAGGCGCTCGCCGACGTCGTGCCCGACGGCTTGACGCCCCCCGCCGCCGACGACGAGGTCGCCGTGTCCGACCGCCAGGTCGGGCCCGTGGCCGTCGACGGCGACGGCCCGCTGGTCGTGCGCGAGAAGACCCACCCCGCCGCCCCGATGACGCTCGACCAGGCGCTCTACGAGATGGAGCTCGTCGGCCACGACTTCTTCCTGTTCGTCGACAAGGAGAGCGAGCGGCCCTCGGTCGTCTACCGCCGCCGCGGCTACGACTACGGCGTGATCTCGCTCGACCTCGACGGCGAGCAGGCCTGA